In Arthrobacter ramosus, one DNA window encodes the following:
- a CDS encoding PhzF family phenazine biosynthesis protein: MRTRPFSQVDVFTDVPYLGNPLAVVVDAEGLSTERMQHFANWTNLSETTFLLPPSDPAADYRVRIFTGSEEFPFAGHPTLGSAHAWLASGGVPKQDGMLVQECGAGLVKVKLDGGRLAFAAPPLTRFGPVDEAIMEQLAAGLRLPRTALLDASWLVNGPQWIGVLLESAEQVLGLEPDLAALGDLKVGVIGPHEPGAGVDFEVRTFIPGDAMVEDPVTGSFNAGAAQWLIGSGRAPEQYVAAQGTVLGRAGRIHVKTEDGDIWVGGSSVMCIQGTVRL, encoded by the coding sequence ATGCGCACCAGGCCCTTCTCGCAAGTGGATGTCTTCACTGACGTGCCGTACCTCGGCAATCCGCTTGCCGTCGTCGTCGACGCTGAGGGGCTCAGCACGGAGCGGATGCAGCATTTTGCCAACTGGACCAACTTGTCTGAGACCACCTTCCTGCTGCCGCCCAGCGATCCTGCGGCCGATTACCGGGTGCGGATCTTCACCGGCAGCGAGGAATTTCCTTTCGCGGGACATCCGACACTCGGCTCGGCGCATGCGTGGCTGGCGTCCGGTGGAGTGCCGAAGCAGGACGGGATGCTGGTTCAGGAATGCGGCGCAGGCTTGGTCAAGGTGAAGCTCGACGGCGGACGCCTCGCCTTCGCTGCCCCGCCGCTGACGCGCTTCGGGCCTGTCGACGAGGCAATCATGGAACAGTTGGCCGCAGGACTCCGACTCCCCCGAACCGCGCTCTTGGATGCCTCGTGGCTGGTCAATGGCCCGCAGTGGATCGGTGTACTGCTTGAGTCGGCCGAGCAGGTCCTTGGCCTCGAGCCGGACCTCGCGGCGTTGGGGGATCTGAAGGTTGGCGTGATCGGTCCCCATGAACCGGGTGCCGGCGTCGATTTCGAGGTCCGGACGTTCATTCCGGGCGACGCCATGGTGGAGGATCCCGTGACGGGAAGCTTCAATGCGGGGGCGGCCCAGTGGCTGATCGGCAGTGGCCGGGCTCCGGAGCAATACGTCGCCGCGCAGGGTACGGTGCTGGGCCGGGCGGGACGCATCCACGTCAAGACGGAAGACGGCGACATCTGGGTGGGTGGAAGTTCGGTGATGTGCATCCAGGGAACCGTGCGGCTGTAG
- the dnaB gene encoding replicative DNA helicase has product MSVTHLDSIEGGRTSDASRKPPQDIPAEQSVLGGMMLSKDAIADVVELVRGHDFYRPAHETIYESIIDLYGRGEPADAVTVSDELTKRGEINRIGGPAYLHELIQTVPTAANAGYYAEIVAERAVLRRLVNAGTKIVQMGYGQDGEVEDLVNQAQAEIYAVAERRTAEDYVALKDVMESTVDEIEASGHRGEGMTGVPTGFYELDELTHGLHPGQMIVIAARPAVGKSTFALDFARSAAIKHNLATVMFSLEMGRNEIAMRLLSAEATIGLQDLRKGTIKDEQWSKIATTMGRMNDAPLFIDDSPNMSLMEIRAKCRRLKQQHDLKLVILDYLQLMSSGKKVESRQQEVSEFSRALKLLAKELQVPVIALSQLNRGSEQRQDKRPMVSDLRESGSIEQDADMVILLHREDVYDKESPRAGEADILIAKHRNGPTKDIVVAFQGHYSRFANMAGETGGGGF; this is encoded by the coding sequence TTGTCAGTTACGCACTTGGATTCGATCGAGGGCGGCCGGACATCGGACGCCAGCCGCAAACCTCCGCAGGACATCCCCGCTGAGCAATCGGTTCTCGGCGGCATGATGCTGTCCAAGGACGCCATTGCCGACGTCGTGGAACTAGTCCGTGGCCATGACTTCTACCGCCCGGCCCACGAGACCATCTACGAGTCCATCATCGACCTCTACGGCCGCGGCGAACCTGCCGATGCCGTCACGGTGTCCGACGAGCTGACCAAGCGCGGCGAGATCAACAGGATCGGCGGCCCTGCCTACCTGCACGAGCTCATCCAGACCGTGCCCACGGCGGCCAACGCCGGCTACTATGCCGAAATCGTGGCTGAGCGGGCCGTCCTGCGCCGACTCGTCAACGCCGGCACCAAGATCGTCCAGATGGGCTACGGCCAGGACGGCGAGGTGGAAGACCTCGTCAACCAGGCCCAGGCCGAGATCTATGCCGTGGCCGAACGCCGCACCGCGGAAGACTACGTGGCGCTCAAGGACGTCATGGAGTCCACCGTTGACGAGATCGAGGCATCCGGTCACCGCGGGGAAGGCATGACGGGCGTCCCCACAGGATTCTACGAACTCGATGAGCTCACCCATGGTCTGCACCCGGGCCAGATGATCGTCATCGCCGCGCGCCCAGCCGTCGGTAAGTCCACGTTCGCGCTGGACTTCGCCCGTTCCGCTGCCATCAAGCACAACCTCGCCACCGTGATGTTCTCGCTGGAAATGGGACGCAACGAAATCGCGATGCGCCTGCTGTCCGCGGAAGCCACCATTGGCCTTCAGGACCTGCGTAAGGGCACCATCAAGGACGAGCAGTGGTCCAAGATCGCCACCACCATGGGCCGCATGAACGACGCTCCTTTGTTCATCGATGACAGCCCCAATATGTCCCTCATGGAAATCAGGGCCAAGTGCCGTCGCCTGAAGCAGCAGCACGACCTCAAACTGGTGATTCTCGACTACCTCCAGCTCATGAGCTCCGGCAAGAAGGTGGAATCCCGCCAGCAGGAAGTCTCCGAATTCTCGCGTGCCCTTAAGCTGTTGGCCAAGGAGCTCCAGGTTCCGGTCATCGCGCTCTCGCAGCTCAACCGTGGATCCGAACAGCGCCAGGACAAGCGGCCCATGGTCTCGGACCTCCGCGAATCGGGTTCCATCGAGCAGGACGCCGACATGGTCATCCTGCTTCACCGCGAAGACGTCTACGACAAAGAGTCCCCCCGCGCCGGCGAGGCTGACATCCTCATCGCCAAGCACCGTAACGGTCCCACCAAGGACATCGTGGTTGCCTTCCAAGGGCATTACTCCCGCTTCGCCAATATGGCGGGCGAGACAGGCGGCGGCGGGTTCTAG
- a CDS encoding DoxX family protein encodes MNQSTLTNTALTVLRVIVGFIFAAHGWQKFTEFTIAGTQAAFGKMGVPAADVVAPIVATIELVGGIALIAGVLTRVFAALLALDMLGALFLVHAPAGLFADKGGYELVLALAAAAAAVALTGAGQISIDAAVFGRKGSKLGILA; translated from the coding sequence ATGAACCAGTCCACCCTGACCAACACAGCCCTTACCGTCCTGCGCGTCATTGTCGGCTTCATCTTCGCCGCGCATGGCTGGCAGAAATTCACCGAGTTCACCATCGCCGGCACCCAGGCAGCCTTCGGCAAGATGGGCGTACCCGCCGCCGACGTCGTGGCCCCGATCGTGGCAACCATCGAACTTGTCGGAGGCATTGCCCTCATCGCGGGCGTGCTTACCCGGGTCTTCGCCGCCCTCCTTGCACTGGACATGCTCGGCGCCCTGTTCCTGGTCCACGCCCCGGCCGGCCTGTTTGCCGACAAGGGCGGGTACGAACTCGTCCTGGCCCTCGCCGCCGCAGCGGCAGCCGTGGCCCTGACCGGCGCCGGACAGATCTCCATCGATGCCGCAGTCTTCGGGCGGAAGGGTTCCAAGCTGGGCATCCTCGCCTAA
- a CDS encoding FMN reductase, with amino-acid sequence METRRITVLSAGLGVPSSSRLLADQLAASAKRQLGDAGYEVRVDVVELRDLAVDIANNFVTGYAAPRLAEVIAGVEDSDGIIAVTPVFSASYSGLFKSFIDVLDPKSLDGKAVLLGATGGTDRHQMVLDYAMRPLFTYLRTRITQTSVFAGPQDWGNADDGASPLSVRVDRAAGELARLLSGEQPHRKVDAMESLPFEQLLAGITAGR; translated from the coding sequence ATGGAGACCCGCCGCATAACCGTCCTTTCCGCCGGACTTGGCGTACCGTCGTCGAGCAGGCTTCTTGCAGACCAGCTCGCCGCCTCGGCCAAGCGCCAGCTGGGCGATGCCGGGTATGAGGTGCGTGTGGACGTTGTCGAGCTCCGGGACCTGGCCGTGGATATCGCCAACAACTTCGTCACCGGTTATGCCGCACCGCGCCTCGCGGAGGTGATCGCCGGCGTCGAGGATTCTGATGGCATCATCGCCGTCACGCCCGTCTTCAGCGCCTCCTATAGCGGGCTGTTCAAGTCCTTCATCGACGTTCTGGACCCGAAGTCCCTGGACGGCAAGGCAGTTCTTCTCGGCGCCACGGGCGGCACGGACCGGCACCAAATGGTGCTCGACTACGCCATGCGTCCGCTCTTCACCTACCTTCGCACCCGGATAACCCAGACGTCCGTTTTCGCCGGGCCCCAGGATTGGGGAAACGCCGACGACGGCGCGTCGCCACTATCGGTCCGCGTGGACCGGGCGGCGGGCGAGCTGGCCCGGCTTCTGAGCGGCGAACAGCCGCACCGCAAGGTGGACGCGATGGAATCCCTGCCTTTTGAGCAACTACTCGCGGGGATCACGGCGGGACGCTAG
- a CDS encoding acyl-CoA thioesterase, translated as MSELPSHSVTLRFLASPTDVGHSGSVDAGTVLEWVDKAAYAAAVGWAKSYCVTAYVGNIHFADPVNSGDMVEVEATIVYTGRSSMHIRTIVSSGDPKGGPATMRSQCLVIFVAVGPDGRPVPVPQFEPSTPEEIEQRHNALARIAVREKIVEAMNAQEYTDAGTAERVVLRFMAAPTDVNWGGKVHGGIVMKWIDEAAYVCASRYCGKDTVAVFSGGVRFYRPLLIGDVVEVEARLVYTGHKGMHIAVHVRSGNPKSREMNLTTYCLTVMVARDETGTSVPIPPWVPETDEDRRLHAHARELLEIRGRAPGTRMPDHLLNGR; from the coding sequence ATGAGCGAGCTCCCCTCCCATTCCGTCACGCTGCGGTTCCTTGCCTCCCCCACCGACGTCGGACACAGCGGGTCCGTCGACGCCGGCACTGTCCTTGAGTGGGTGGACAAGGCCGCCTACGCGGCAGCTGTTGGCTGGGCGAAGTCCTATTGCGTCACGGCATACGTAGGCAACATCCATTTCGCCGACCCCGTGAACAGCGGAGACATGGTCGAGGTCGAAGCGACCATCGTCTACACGGGCCGCTCTTCCATGCACATCCGGACCATCGTGTCCTCCGGCGACCCCAAGGGCGGGCCAGCCACGATGCGCAGCCAGTGCCTGGTGATCTTCGTTGCGGTCGGTCCCGACGGCCGCCCGGTTCCAGTCCCCCAGTTCGAGCCCTCGACGCCGGAGGAAATCGAGCAGCGTCACAACGCCCTCGCGCGGATCGCCGTGCGGGAAAAGATCGTCGAAGCCATGAACGCACAGGAATATACCGACGCCGGCACGGCCGAGCGCGTCGTTCTCCGCTTCATGGCGGCCCCCACTGACGTGAACTGGGGCGGGAAAGTCCACGGCGGAATCGTCATGAAGTGGATCGATGAGGCCGCCTACGTCTGCGCTTCCCGTTATTGCGGCAAGGACACCGTGGCCGTGTTCTCCGGAGGCGTGCGCTTCTACCGCCCGCTCTTGATCGGCGACGTGGTGGAAGTAGAAGCCCGTCTCGTCTACACAGGCCACAAAGGCATGCATATTGCCGTCCACGTCCGCTCCGGCAACCCCAAGAGCCGTGAGATGAACCTGACCACCTACTGCCTCACGGTCATGGTGGCGAGGGACGAAACCGGCACGTCCGTTCCGATCCCGCCCTGGGTGCCGGAAACCGACGAGGATCGACGCCTTCACGCCCACGCCCGCGAACTGCTGGAGATCCGGGGACGGGCTCCCGGAACCCGGATGCCCGATCATTTGCTCAACGGCCGGTAG